One part of the Halobacteria archaeon AArc-dxtr1 genome encodes these proteins:
- a CDS encoding AbrB/MazE/SpoVT family DNA-binding domain-containing protein — METRKVQVTGGSTYTVSLPKEWATDNDVSAGSTVEFYPEDDALLLTPRSETNRQEGTLDVTDLEGERLMRAVMTMYVSGFDIIRLEAARVTTDQRSTIRAATQGLVGVEVLEETTDSVVIQDLLDSSELSIVNAVSRMRLIAASMLQDAVVALVENDDDIAHDVVQRDDDVDRLWLVVSRIFRATLRSPRAAEELGVPREDCFDYHSSARQLERVADHAVKISKLALKLEEIPADVADALVALQEDAAGVLERSMDALFAEESEEANRLGHSARESVLEIDQHTRTIDDMLRELDPLQAQSLGLIVDSLSRSADYGGNIAETALQKAAPRP, encoded by the coding sequence ATGGAGACGCGAAAGGTCCAGGTGACTGGTGGCTCTACATACACCGTCTCGCTGCCAAAAGAGTGGGCGACTGACAACGACGTTTCTGCCGGAAGCACCGTCGAATTCTACCCGGAGGACGACGCCCTCCTGTTGACCCCGCGCTCGGAGACCAACCGCCAGGAGGGGACCCTCGACGTGACCGATCTCGAGGGTGAACGCCTCATGCGCGCCGTCATGACGATGTACGTAAGCGGGTTCGATATCATCCGTCTCGAGGCCGCTCGCGTCACGACCGATCAGCGAAGCACGATCCGGGCCGCGACGCAGGGGCTGGTCGGCGTCGAGGTCCTCGAGGAGACGACAGACAGCGTCGTCATCCAGGACTTACTCGACTCCTCCGAGCTGTCGATCGTCAACGCCGTCTCCCGGATGCGGCTGATCGCCGCGTCGATGCTCCAAGACGCGGTCGTCGCCCTCGTCGAGAACGACGACGACATCGCCCACGACGTCGTCCAGCGCGACGACGACGTCGACCGCCTCTGGCTGGTCGTCTCGCGCATCTTTCGGGCGACGTTGCGCTCGCCACGCGCGGCCGAGGAACTCGGTGTCCCTCGCGAGGACTGTTTCGACTATCACTCGAGCGCGCGCCAACTCGAGCGCGTCGCCGACCACGCGGTCAAGATCAGCAAGCTGGCGCTCAAACTCGAGGAGATTCCCGCGGACGTCGCCGACGCCCTCGTTGCCCTCCAGGAAGACGCTGCTGGCGTCTTAGAGCGCTCGATGGACGCGCTCTTTGCCGAAGAGAGCGAGGAGGCAAACCGGTTGGGACACAGCGCTCGCGAGTCGGTCCTCGAGATCGACCAACACACCCGGACGATCGACGACATGCTCCGCGAGCTCGATCCGTTGCAGGCCCAATCGCTCGGCCTCATCGTCGACTCCCTGTCCCGAAGCGCAGACTACGGCGGCAACATCGCCGAAACGGCGCTCCAGAAGGCGGCGCCACGTCCCTGA
- a CDS encoding PstS family phosphate ABC transporter substrate-binding protein, with translation MGTQPRAGGGRGRSRRRVLLGVAGAATAGLAGCITRGEDSGLQGEIVIDGSNTLLPNSALVAELFSWENNQVEIPVRGSGTGAGFQQFCRGETDLQNASRDIADDELELCEETGVEWFRLEVVRDGIAMMKHPDNDWCDCLTTEQLGALWERNSSVETWRDLAEIGDETPENAEEWPDEVISLYGRDSASGTFDYFTEEITGSVGNIRGDYSGTPDTNAIIRGVRGNRHAIGFGGAGYYYENEDDLDLIAVDNGDGCIYPRAETIEDGSYSPLSRPMYLYVREDALEREAVREFLRFYLDNTQETARDVGFYAIEDETIAEQHAKLDELIGVDEPQAEDEPTEEDE, from the coding sequence ATGGGAACACAGCCGAGAGCCGGAGGCGGCCGGGGGCGCTCGCGTCGGCGCGTCTTACTCGGCGTCGCAGGCGCGGCGACGGCCGGCCTGGCCGGCTGTATCACTCGAGGAGAGGACAGCGGCCTGCAGGGAGAGATCGTTATCGACGGCTCGAACACGCTGTTGCCAAACAGCGCACTGGTGGCTGAGCTATTCTCGTGGGAGAACAACCAGGTCGAGATTCCGGTCCGCGGGTCCGGAACCGGCGCCGGCTTCCAGCAGTTCTGTCGCGGCGAGACAGACCTCCAGAACGCGAGTCGTGATATCGCCGACGACGAACTGGAGCTCTGTGAGGAAACCGGCGTCGAGTGGTTCAGACTCGAGGTGGTCCGTGACGGGATCGCGATGATGAAACACCCCGACAACGACTGGTGTGACTGCCTTACCACCGAGCAACTGGGCGCACTCTGGGAGCGAAACTCGTCTGTCGAGACGTGGCGAGATCTCGCCGAGATCGGCGATGAGACGCCCGAGAACGCCGAGGAGTGGCCCGACGAGGTGATTTCGCTGTACGGCCGGGACTCCGCCTCGGGAACGTTCGACTACTTCACCGAGGAGATCACCGGCTCCGTCGGCAACATCCGCGGCGACTACAGCGGAACTCCGGACACGAACGCGATCATCCGTGGCGTCCGCGGCAATCGACACGCAATCGGGTTCGGCGGCGCCGGCTACTACTACGAGAACGAGGACGATCTTGATCTGATCGCCGTCGACAACGGCGACGGATGCATCTATCCCAGGGCAGAGACGATTGAGGACGGCAGCTACAGTCCCCTTTCTCGGCCGATGTACCTCTACGTTCGCGAGGATGCCCTCGAACGCGAGGCAGTCCGGGAGTTTCTGCGATTCTACCTCGACAACACACAGGAGACCGCCCGAGACGTCGGTTTCTACGCCATCGAGGACGAGACGATCGCAGAACAACACGCGAAACTCGACGAGTTGATCGGAGTGGACGAACCGCAAGCGGAAGACGAACCGACCGAGGAGGACGAATGA
- a CDS encoding Gfo/Idh/MocA family oxidoreductase, translating into MPANDSLGIGFVGAGFITDTFHSETLRGIRHAHAAGVMNPTRSKAEALAEKLRGYECGDPTVHESVGELTRDPDVDALWITSPNFTRLETIEAVVEAVEDGADLDGIAIEKPLARNLAEAQEVVDLIESIDVNHAYLENQVFMPGIAKIKDLLWDSAEATGRPYLARSAEEHAGPHSAWFWQGDKQGGGVLSDMMCHCHKVNKHLLEAETGDDLTPLAVSCDLSTLKWTRDEYADRLAEDFDVDFQAEPTEDYAHATVFYETDDGEVVVAESTNSWCFVGKGLRITIELLGPEYSGNINTLDSGVNVFFSSEVEDDTGYVVEKQQAGQGEMAVIPDEVTTYGYLDQNRHVVSAFRNGENASEDLYDGLEIVELCMASYLSAERGERVAFDDVDLEEYVPEPARGEFDPSPSGMAGDD; encoded by the coding sequence ATGCCAGCGAATGATTCACTGGGCATCGGTTTCGTCGGCGCCGGCTTCATCACCGACACGTTCCACTCGGAGACGCTGCGCGGGATCCGACACGCTCACGCAGCGGGCGTAATGAACCCGACTCGGAGCAAGGCCGAAGCCCTCGCGGAGAAGCTCCGCGGGTACGAGTGTGGGGATCCGACGGTCCACGAGTCGGTCGGCGAGTTGACGCGCGATCCGGACGTCGACGCGCTCTGGATAACCAGCCCGAACTTCACCCGCCTCGAGACGATCGAGGCGGTCGTCGAGGCCGTCGAGGACGGCGCCGATCTGGACGGCATCGCTATCGAGAAGCCCCTCGCGCGCAACCTCGCGGAAGCGCAGGAGGTCGTCGACCTGATCGAGTCGATCGACGTCAACCACGCCTATCTCGAGAATCAGGTGTTCATGCCCGGCATCGCGAAGATCAAGGACCTCCTCTGGGACAGCGCCGAGGCCACGGGCCGGCCCTACCTCGCGCGCTCGGCCGAGGAGCACGCCGGGCCGCACTCGGCGTGGTTCTGGCAGGGCGACAAGCAGGGCGGCGGCGTCTTGAGCGACATGATGTGTCACTGCCACAAGGTCAACAAGCACTTACTCGAGGCCGAAACCGGCGACGATCTCACCCCCCTCGCCGTGAGCTGTGACCTCTCGACGCTGAAGTGGACCCGCGACGAGTACGCCGACCGGCTCGCCGAGGATTTCGACGTCGACTTCCAGGCCGAGCCCACGGAGGACTACGCCCACGCCACCGTCTTCTACGAAACCGACGACGGCGAGGTCGTCGTCGCCGAGTCGACGAACTCCTGGTGTTTCGTCGGAAAGGGGCTGCGTATCACCATCGAACTGCTCGGCCCGGAGTACTCCGGAAATATCAACACGCTCGACTCGGGCGTCAACGTCTTCTTCTCGAGCGAGGTCGAAGACGACACCGGCTACGTCGTCGAGAAACAACAGGCCGGCCAGGGCGAGATGGCCGTCATCCCGGACGAGGTGACGACCTACGGCTATCTGGATCAGAACCGCCACGTCGTCTCGGCGTTCCGAAACGGCGAGAACGCGAGCGAGGACCTCTACGACGGGCTCGAGATCGTCGAACTCTGCATGGCGTCGTACCTCTCGGCCGAGCGCGGCGAGCGCGTTGCCTTCGACGACGTCGATCTGGAGGAGTACGTCCCGGAGCCGGCCCGCGGCGAGTTCGATCCGTCCCCATCCGGAATGGCCGGCGACGACTAG
- the pstA gene encoding phosphate ABC transporter permease PstA has protein sequence MSAETADDGFAVDDASIRRMRLYGRIFLGLCIAATMVGIVALVALVYDVVAEAWGWLTWEFLTHPPSYLVEHYNPSNYGDLPTGPGGIYPALVGSIYLIVLTAIFTLVLGVGAAIYLEEYAAETRFTQFIEANIANLAGVPSIVYGLLGLALFVRAIGAGASLLAGALTLTLLILPIVIVQTQESLRAVPDSMRRASYGAGATKWQTIRNVVLPEAIPGVMTGIILSLSRAIGETAPIIMVGAATSMFAPPSITDPTGSFAAMPMQIFEWAKAPEGDFQHVAAAGIIVLLSVLLLMNATAIYIRNKYDRRA, from the coding sequence ATGAGCGCGGAAACCGCAGACGACGGCTTCGCGGTCGACGATGCCTCGATCCGCCGGATGCGTCTCTACGGTCGCATCTTCCTCGGTCTCTGTATCGCGGCGACGATGGTCGGAATCGTCGCACTCGTCGCACTGGTGTACGACGTGGTCGCCGAGGCCTGGGGCTGGCTCACCTGGGAGTTCCTGACCCACCCGCCGTCGTATCTGGTCGAACACTACAATCCGTCGAACTACGGGGACCTACCGACGGGGCCGGGCGGAATCTACCCGGCGCTCGTGGGGTCGATCTACCTCATCGTCCTCACCGCGATCTTCACGCTGGTACTGGGCGTCGGCGCCGCGATCTACCTAGAGGAGTACGCCGCTGAGACGCGGTTCACCCAGTTCATCGAGGCAAACATCGCGAACCTCGCAGGCGTCCCGTCGATCGTCTACGGACTGCTCGGGTTGGCGCTGTTCGTCCGCGCGATCGGTGCGGGGGCGAGCCTGCTCGCGGGCGCGCTGACGCTAACGCTGCTGATCCTGCCGATCGTCATCGTCCAGACCCAGGAGTCCCTGCGGGCGGTGCCGGACTCGATGCGCCGGGCTTCCTACGGTGCGGGCGCGACGAAGTGGCAGACGATCCGAAACGTCGTCCTGCCGGAGGCGATCCCGGGTGTCATGACCGGGATCATCCTCTCGCTGTCCCGCGCGATCGGCGAGACGGCGCCGATCATCATGGTCGGGGCGGCGACGTCGATGTTCGCGCCGCCGAGTATCACAGACCCCACCGGCTCGTTCGCCGCGATGCCGATGCAGATCTTCGAGTGGGCGAAAGCACCGGAAGGTGACTTCCAGCACGTCGCGGCGGCTGGGATCATCGTCCTGCTGAGCGTCCTGTTGCTCATGAACGCGACCGCGATCTACATCCGAAATAAGTACGACCGCCGCGCCTGA
- a CDS encoding PQQ-binding-like beta-propeller repeat protein, whose translation MRPSERPVSATDAIADRLSRRRLLQATGVGAAASLAGCTLDADGDLGRPDCPADLPALPEDGSHPDEDVTMWRRGLQRWGYYPDETVPESVSVNWSFPINYVGHTAAKASPVPTPDGETIVFAGDTGLVEGYTPDGRRRWSTQTGATSLGFHGSATIVDGIVYIGGYDGDLYAIEADTGDMVWRTRSHELDGTLAIGSSPAYYDGTLYVVAEYGSPSSGALWAIDPETGSPVWKDDDIWGQPHPSATFDFETERIVTGSNDGVVYCWEYPCLERAWTFQAGPEGGPEGEEKAGGEFNLGAEIKGTAPAYDGRVYVGSWDGFFYCLDLEDGEELWSFETGRVIMSNPAIDPETGVVYMGSDDSTVYALDAETGEELWSETVNGRVIGSLTVTENAVLVGSYDAHLYALDKETGERFWRVENRGRVTSAAVPVDGQIYYAERGVIEGHYDDEVDEELLAPGHAYCLVEE comes from the coding sequence ATGCGACCCTCTGAACGGCCCGTTTCGGCCACAGACGCGATCGCTGACCGACTTTCACGACGACGGCTACTCCAGGCGACAGGGGTTGGCGCTGCCGCTTCCCTGGCGGGCTGTACGCTCGACGCAGACGGCGACTTGGGCCGGCCCGACTGTCCCGCCGACCTCCCCGCACTCCCCGAAGACGGTAGTCACCCCGACGAGGACGTAACGATGTGGCGCCGCGGCCTCCAGCGGTGGGGGTACTACCCCGACGAGACCGTGCCGGAGTCGGTGAGCGTGAACTGGTCGTTTCCGATCAACTACGTCGGCCACACCGCGGCGAAGGCGAGTCCGGTGCCGACGCCGGACGGCGAGACGATCGTCTTCGCGGGCGACACTGGCCTCGTCGAGGGGTACACCCCCGATGGGCGCCGTCGGTGGTCGACCCAGACGGGCGCGACGAGCCTCGGCTTTCATGGGTCGGCGACGATCGTCGACGGGATCGTCTACATCGGCGGCTACGACGGCGATCTCTACGCAATCGAGGCCGACACCGGCGACATGGTCTGGCGCACGCGCAGTCACGAACTCGACGGGACGCTCGCGATCGGCTCGAGCCCGGCGTACTACGACGGGACGCTGTACGTGGTTGCCGAGTACGGCAGCCCCTCCTCGGGGGCACTGTGGGCGATCGACCCCGAGACCGGCTCGCCGGTCTGGAAGGACGACGACATCTGGGGCCAGCCCCACCCATCGGCGACGTTCGACTTCGAGACCGAACGGATCGTGACGGGGTCGAACGACGGCGTCGTCTACTGCTGGGAGTACCCCTGTTTAGAGCGGGCGTGGACGTTCCAGGCTGGGCCGGAGGGTGGCCCCGAGGGCGAGGAGAAAGCCGGCGGCGAGTTCAACTTGGGCGCGGAGATCAAGGGGACGGCGCCGGCCTACGACGGACGCGTCTACGTCGGCTCCTGGGACGGCTTCTTCTACTGTCTCGATCTGGAAGACGGTGAGGAGCTGTGGTCGTTCGAGACAGGCCGGGTCATCATGTCGAACCCGGCGATCGATCCGGAGACGGGAGTCGTCTACATGGGAAGCGACGACAGCACCGTCTACGCACTCGACGCCGAAACCGGCGAGGAACTGTGGTCCGAGACCGTCAACGGCCGGGTGATCGGCTCGCTTACAGTGACCGAGAACGCGGTGCTGGTAGGCTCGTACGACGCGCATCTCTACGCACTCGACAAGGAGACCGGAGAGCGGTTCTGGCGCGTGGAAAACCGTGGACGAGTGACGAGCGCGGCCGTCCCCGTCGACGGCCAGATCTACTACGCCGAGCGTGGGGTCATCGAGGGCCACTACGACGACGAGGTCGACGAAGAACTCCTCGCACCCGGGCACGCCTACTGTCTGGTCGAGGAGTGA
- the pstC gene encoding phosphate ABC transporter permease subunit PstC: MSTEPIDLSRDTNSVGSVVDRAAKWIFFSCALVTVLTTLAIILVLVDGAIDFFAHVSIVEYLTTTEWNPRAAENPSFGVLPLVWGTLVITVGSALIAIPVGTLTAIYLSEYADERVRRTIKPTLEVLAGIPTIVYGFFALSFITPIIQYFHPGVGTFNALSGAIVVGVMIIPMVSSISEDAMSSVPDSLRNAAYGLGATKFEVSTQVVLPASLSGILAAYILAISRAIGETMAVTLAVGMLPQITASPFAEMQTMTAYMVEIGTGDASVGSVGYMSLFAIGLTLFLMTFTMNVGSMWVQSRYREEYQ; the protein is encoded by the coding sequence ATGAGCACGGAACCGATCGATTTGAGCCGAGACACCAACAGTGTCGGCAGCGTCGTCGACAGGGCCGCGAAGTGGATCTTCTTCTCGTGTGCGCTCGTCACCGTCCTGACGACCCTCGCGATCATCCTGGTGTTAGTCGACGGCGCAATCGACTTCTTCGCGCACGTTTCGATCGTCGAGTACCTGACCACGACCGAGTGGAACCCCCGCGCCGCCGAGAACCCGAGCTTCGGCGTGTTGCCGCTGGTCTGGGGGACTCTCGTCATCACTGTCGGCTCGGCGCTGATCGCCATCCCAGTCGGCACGCTGACGGCGATCTACCTCTCCGAGTACGCCGACGAGCGCGTCCGACGGACGATCAAACCGACGCTCGAGGTCCTCGCGGGAATCCCGACGATCGTCTACGGCTTCTTCGCGCTCTCGTTTATTACGCCGATTATCCAGTACTTCCACCCGGGCGTGGGAACGTTCAACGCCCTCTCGGGAGCGATCGTCGTCGGCGTCATGATCATCCCGATGGTGTCGTCGATCTCCGAGGACGCGATGAGCTCGGTGCCGGACTCGCTTCGGAACGCCGCCTACGGACTCGGCGCGACGAAGTTCGAGGTCTCGACCCAGGTCGTCCTGCCCGCGTCGCTGTCGGGTATTCTCGCCGCCTACATCCTCGCGATCTCGCGGGCGATCGGCGAGACGATGGCCGTCACCCTCGCTGTCGGAATGTTGCCCCAGATCACCGCCAGTCCCTTTGCTGAGATGCAGACGATGACGGCGTACATGGTCGAGATCGGGACCGGTGACGCCTCCGTCGGCTCCGTCGGCTACATGAGCCTGTTTGCAATCGGGCTCACGCTGTTCCTGATGACGTTCACGATGAACGTCGGGAGCATGTGGGTTCAGTCACGCTACCGGGAGGAGTACCAATGA
- a CDS encoding 30S ribosomal protein S8e, whose product MNDHGRSTRKRTGGRLKDTRNRRKHQLGRHPAETQVGEPRFRTVDVRGNGEKTRALATNVATVNTGGEAVTTEIADVVENDANPNYVRRNIVTKGAVIETGEGTARVTSRPGQSGQVNAVLLDD is encoded by the coding sequence ATGAACGATCACGGACGCTCCACCCGAAAACGCACGGGCGGTCGACTGAAGGATACTCGAAACCGACGCAAACACCAGCTCGGACGCCACCCTGCAGAGACGCAGGTCGGCGAGCCCCGATTCCGCACCGTCGACGTGCGTGGGAACGGCGAAAAGACCCGCGCGCTGGCGACGAACGTGGCCACCGTCAACACGGGCGGCGAGGCGGTCACCACCGAGATCGCCGACGTCGTCGAAAACGACGCCAACCCCAACTACGTCCGCCGAAACATCGTCACCAAGGGTGCCGTCATCGAGACCGGCGAGGGAACGGCTCGCGTGACCTCCCGACCCGGCCAGTCCGGCCAGGTCAACGCCGTCCTGCTCGACGACTGA
- a CDS encoding transcription initiation factor IIB family protein, which yields MHSARDRVEHEAWLDELEVIADRLGLSTDARSCAAELFLSDVPEADRSKRAVLAASVYAGSLVAGEGCTQGRVAEASDVSRLSIQQRWKDLLESAGLEPPGW from the coding sequence ATGCACAGCGCGAGAGACCGGGTCGAGCACGAGGCCTGGCTCGACGAGCTCGAAGTGATCGCCGACAGACTCGGTCTGTCTACCGACGCGCGATCGTGTGCGGCCGAGCTATTCCTCTCTGACGTTCCCGAGGCCGACCGATCGAAACGAGCGGTCCTCGCGGCCAGTGTCTACGCCGGGTCGCTGGTTGCTGGAGAGGGCTGCACACAGGGACGTGTGGCCGAGGCGTCCGACGTCTCGCGGCTGTCGATCCAGCAGCGCTGGAAGGACCTGCTCGAGAGTGCCGGACTGGAGCCGCCGGGCTGGTAG
- a CDS encoding NADP-dependent malic enzyme gives MGLDEDALEYHRTDPPGKIEISTTKPTNTQRDLSLAYSPGVAAPCLAIDDDETDAYSYTAKGNLVGVVSNGSAVLGLGDIGAQASKPVMEGKGVLFKRFADIDVFDIELDEADPDELIRAITMMEPTFGGINLEDIKAPECFVIEERLREEMDIPVFHDDQHGTAIISGAALLNAVDVADKQIEELKIVFSGAGASALATAEFYVSLGARRENIFMCDSTGIITEQRVENDEINEYKRAFAQDVSEGDLSDALEGADVFVGLSVGGLVDEEMVRSMGADPIIFAMANPDPEIGYEQAKAAREDTVIMATGRSDYPNQVNNVLGFPFIFRGALDVRATGITESMKVAAAEALAELAREDVPDAVVKAYGDEPLQYGPEYIIPKPVDPRVLFRVAPAVAQAAMDAGAARTEIDLDAYEEQLEARLGKSREMMRVVLNKAKSDPKTVALAEGENEKMIRAAYQLEEEGIADPVLIGDESDIRKTAANLGLDFAPEVADPTADGEGYAERLYELRQRKGITRTEASELIERDTNYFGSVMVERGDADAFLTGLSHHYPSALRPPLQVVGTAEDVDYAAGVYLLTFKNRVVFVADATVNQDPDEEVLAEITKQTAKLARRFNVEPRAALLSYSNFGSVDNADTRKPRTAARRLQDDPEADFPVDGEMQADTAVVEDILTGTYDFAELEEPANVLVFPNLESGNIGYKLLQRLGGADAIGPMLVGMDEPVHVLQRGDEVKDIVNLAGVAVVDAQQE, from the coding sequence ATGGGACTTGACGAGGACGCCCTCGAGTATCACCGGACGGATCCGCCCGGGAAAATCGAGATTTCGACGACGAAACCGACGAACACCCAACGAGACCTCTCGCTTGCGTACTCGCCGGGTGTGGCCGCTCCGTGTCTGGCGATCGACGACGACGAAACCGACGCGTACAGCTACACGGCAAAGGGGAACCTGGTCGGAGTCGTCTCGAACGGATCGGCCGTCCTCGGCCTCGGTGACATCGGCGCACAGGCGTCGAAGCCGGTAATGGAAGGGAAAGGGGTCCTGTTCAAACGCTTCGCCGACATCGACGTCTTCGACATCGAACTCGACGAGGCCGACCCCGACGAGCTGATCCGGGCGATCACGATGATGGAGCCCACCTTCGGCGGAATCAACTTAGAGGACATCAAAGCCCCCGAGTGTTTCGTCATCGAAGAGCGCCTGCGCGAGGAGATGGACATCCCGGTCTTTCACGACGACCAGCACGGCACCGCGATCATCTCCGGGGCCGCGCTGTTGAACGCCGTCGACGTCGCTGACAAGCAGATCGAGGAGCTGAAAATCGTCTTCTCCGGTGCGGGGGCGAGCGCGCTGGCTACCGCCGAGTTCTACGTCTCGCTAGGGGCGCGCCGGGAGAATATCTTCATGTGCGACTCGACAGGGATCATCACGGAACAGCGCGTCGAGAACGACGAGATCAACGAGTACAAGCGCGCGTTCGCCCAGGACGTTTCCGAAGGCGACCTGTCGGACGCACTCGAGGGCGCCGACGTCTTCGTCGGGCTCTCGGTCGGCGGCCTCGTCGACGAGGAGATGGTCCGCTCGATGGGAGCCGATCCCATCATCTTCGCGATGGCCAACCCCGATCCGGAGATCGGCTACGAGCAGGCGAAAGCGGCCCGCGAGGACACCGTCATCATGGCTACCGGCCGCTCTGACTACCCAAACCAGGTCAACAACGTGCTCGGCTTCCCCTTCATCTTCCGTGGCGCGTTGGACGTCCGGGCGACGGGAATCACCGAGTCGATGAAGGTCGCTGCCGCGGAGGCGCTCGCGGAACTGGCCCGCGAAGACGTACCTGACGCCGTCGTCAAGGCCTACGGCGACGAACCGCTGCAGTACGGTCCGGAATACATCATCCCGAAGCCGGTCGATCCGCGGGTGTTGTTCCGGGTTGCTCCAGCCGTCGCGCAGGCCGCGATGGACGCCGGAGCCGCGCGAACCGAGATCGACCTCGACGCCTACGAAGAACAGCTCGAGGCGCGCCTCGGAAAGTCTCGCGAGATGATGCGGGTCGTCCTGAACAAAGCAAAGAGCGACCCGAAGACGGTCGCACTCGCAGAGGGCGAGAACGAGAAGATGATCCGTGCGGCCTACCAGCTCGAAGAGGAAGGGATCGCCGACCCGGTTCTGATCGGCGACGAGAGCGACATCCGGAAGACGGCGGCCAATCTCGGGCTCGACTTCGCGCCCGAGGTTGCCGATCCGACGGCCGACGGCGAGGGGTACGCCGAGCGGCTGTACGAGCTACGCCAGCGCAAGGGCATCACGCGAACGGAGGCGAGCGAGTTGATCGAGCGCGACACCAACTACTTCGGCAGCGTGATGGTCGAACGCGGCGACGCCGACGCGTTCCTGACGGGACTCTCTCACCACTACCCCTCGGCGCTCCGGCCGCCCCTGCAAGTGGTCGGAACGGCCGAGGACGTCGACTACGCCGCCGGCGTCTACCTGCTGACGTTCAAAAACCGGGTCGTCTTCGTCGCCGACGCGACGGTCAACCAGGACCCCGACGAGGAGGTCCTCGCGGAGATCACGAAACAGACCGCCAAACTCGCCCGGCGATTCAACGTCGAGCCCCGCGCCGCCTTACTCTCGTACTCGAACTTCGGCAGCGTCGACAACGCAGACACCCGGAAGCCGCGGACGGCGGCCCGGCGTCTGCAAGACGACCCCGAGGCCGACTTCCCGGTCGACGGCGAGATGCAGGCCGACACCGCTGTCGTCGAGGACATCCTCACAGGTACGTACGACTTCGCCGAACTCGAGGAACCCGCGAACGTGCTCGTCTTCCCGAACTTAGAGTCGGGCAACATCGGCTACAAGCTGCTCCAGCGGCTGGGCGGCGCCGACGCGATCGGCCCAATGCTGGTCGGGATGGACGAGCCGGTTCACGTCCTCCAGCGTGGCGACGAGGTCAAAGACATCGTCAATCTGGCGGGCGTGGCGGTCGTCGACGCCCAGCAGGAGTAA
- a CDS encoding DsrE family protein, which yields MQSVIHVPSGDETEQRTAFAIAENLLADEEIDDIVLVVQADGIGAIKAGGENEDTVRALLDDDVAVKACENTLDGRGLADSDLVEGVETVPEGAVEVTRLQADGYGYVRP from the coding sequence ATGCAGAGCGTTATTCACGTCCCCTCCGGCGACGAGACCGAACAGCGAACCGCCTTCGCGATTGCCGAGAACCTCTTGGCGGACGAGGAAATCGACGACATCGTACTCGTCGTCCAGGCCGACGGAATCGGCGCGATCAAAGCAGGCGGCGAGAACGAGGACACGGTTCGTGCGCTACTCGACGATGATGTCGCGGTGAAGGCTTGCGAGAACACCCTCGACGGCCGCGGACTCGCGGATTCCGATCTCGTCGAGGGAGTCGAGACGGTCCCGGAAGGCGCCGTCGAGGTCACCCGACTCCAAGCCGATGGCTACGGGTACGTTCGACCGTAG
- a CDS encoding phosphopantetheine adenylyltransferase, with the protein MDVALGGTFDPVHDGHRRLFDRAFELGDVTVGLTSDELAPKTRHEDRPVSSYERRERRLETELASFAEEYDRAFEIRPLHEPTGIATESQFDYLVVSPETVDGGHRINEIRRERGHDALDIVVVPHVVADDGDIISSTRIVNGEIDEHGAVLDGTQSDGE; encoded by the coding sequence ATGGACGTCGCGCTCGGTGGGACATTCGACCCCGTCCACGACGGTCACCGCCGCCTCTTCGATCGAGCGTTCGAACTCGGCGACGTGACCGTCGGCCTGACGAGCGACGAGCTCGCCCCGAAAACGCGCCACGAGGATCGCCCGGTGTCGTCCTACGAGCGCCGGGAGCGTCGTCTCGAGACCGAACTCGCATCCTTCGCCGAGGAGTACGACCGGGCGTTCGAAATCCGACCGCTCCACGAACCGACCGGTATCGCGACCGAATCTCAGTTCGACTATCTGGTCGTCTCGCCGGAAACCGTCGACGGCGGCCACCGAATTAACGAGATCAGGCGTGAACGCGGCCACGACGCCCTCGATATCGTCGTCGTTCCGCACGTCGTCGCCGACGACGGCGACATCATCTCGAGTACTCGAATCGTCAACGGCGAGATCGACGAACACGGAGCAGTGCTCGACGGGACGCAGTCGGACGGCGAGTGA